In a single window of the Lacerta agilis isolate rLacAgi1 chromosome 15, rLacAgi1.pri, whole genome shotgun sequence genome:
- the LOC117060371 gene encoding LOW QUALITY PROTEIN: 40S ribosomal protein S21-like (The sequence of the model RefSeq protein was modified relative to this genomic sequence to represent the inferred CDS: deleted 1 base in 1 codon), with the protein MQNDAGEFVDLYVPRKCSASSRIIGAKEIHASIQMNISEVDKVTGRVCKTYAVCGAICRMGESDDSILHLAKERIISKARRRSTM; encoded by the exons ATGCAGAACGACGCTGGGGAATTTGTAGATCTCTACGTTCCTCGAAAATGCTCTGCTAGCAGCCGGATAATTGGTGCTAAGGAAATA CATGCCTCCATCCAGATGAATATTTCTGAGGTTGATAAAGTCACAGGCAGAGTCTGCAAAACTTACGCAGTTTGTGGAGCAATTTGCAGAATGGGGGAATCTGATGACTCAATCCTGCACCTTGCAAAAGAAAGAATAATTTCTAAAGCACGACGAAGAAGCACGATGTGA